TCCCTAGATCATCCGCTAACTTTCTAGCCGCAGGAGTCGCTCTTAGCTTGTCATCAGCCATGACCTCTCCAATTCTATACTAAGATATTAAGGACGAAGAGGGCAATGAAAAAATAGGAGATTGACCATGTGTTCGATGCACACAAGGAAATCTATCTTTTTTTCGAAGACCTCCGTCCGAATTCAATTACATGATGCAAAGGGCGTAAAAAGCGACCGAAAAATAGGAAATCGACGCTGGCTTCGATGAAGCCAAGGAGATTTATCTTTTTTCCGAGCTTTTAGCCCGTGTTCAACTCTACAAGTAACTTGGACACGAAACGTGTCTCAAGTTACTACGGTTGCCGCTATTAGGCGGTCAACCTAGTAGACTTACTAAGTCGTTCGTCGAATAGTATCGATTCGACTCCCTTCTGTCGCAACTTTACAAACAACTTAGATACAAAACGTATCTCAAGTTGTTAAAGTTAAAAAGAACAATTGTTTACATAATTTATCTTATGTAGTTTTATTCTTTGTTATAGGTTTTTCGGATTGCATCTTTGATGCTTTCAACTGTTGGAATCATTGCATTTTCTAGGTTTTGTGCGTAAGGCATTGGCACGTCTTCTCCGGCGCAACGGCGGATTGGTGCGTCTAGATAATCAAATGCTTCTGATTCTGAAATGATAGCTGAAATCTCTCCGATATAGCCATTTGTTTTGTGGGCATCGTTAACCAGAACAACCTTACCAGTCTTCTTAACTGAGTTAATGATGATATCCTTATCAAGCGGTACAAGGGTACGTGGGTCAACAATTTCAACCGAAATTCCTTCTTCTGCCAATTCCTCAGCAGCTTGAACCACACGACGAAGCATTTTACCATAAGTAACAACTGTTACATCTGTACCTTGACGTTTGATTTCCCCAACTCCAAGTGGGATTGTATAGTCTGGATCAACTGGCACTTCCCCTTTTTGATTAAATTCTGACTTGTACTCAAGAATGATAACTGGGTTGTTATCACGGATAGAAGACTTGAGCAGTCCTTTCATGTCAGCAGGTGTACCTGGTGCTACAACCTTAAGTCCAGGAATGTGAGTGAACCAAGACTCTAGGGATTGCGAGTGCTGTGCGGCAGAACCAACTCCGTTACCAGCTGCACAACGGACAGTCATTGGAACTTGACCTTTACCACCAAACATATAACGTGTTTTAGCAGCTTGGTTGACGATATTGTCCATGGCAATGACTGAGAAATCCATAAAGGTCATATCGACGATTGGACGAAGTCCCGTCATGGCTGCTCCAGCAGCTGCTCCAGAGATAGCAGCTTCAGAAATCGGACAGTCACGGATACGTTCTGGACCAAATTCTTCAAGCATTCCAACAGAAGTTCCGAAGTCTCCTCCGAAGACACCGACGTCTTCTCCCATCAAGAACACATTTTCATCGCGACGCATTTCCTCAGACATAGCAAGGATAATGGTGTCACGGAAGGACATTGTTTTTGTTTCCATTTTTATCTCTTTCTCCTTAGTCTGCGTAAATATCTTCAAATGCGGATTCAAGCGGTGGGAATGGGCTTTCCTCAGCAAATTTAACAGAAGCTTCTACTGCTGTTTTCACTTGTTCTTGGATTTCTTCCAATTCTTCAGCGCTTGCAATCTTATTTTCAATAAGGTAATTGCGGAGGTTTTCAATTGGGTCTTTTTGTTTCCACAATTCCACTTCTTCGCGAGTACGATATTTACCAGGGTCTGATGATGAGTGACCAAGCCAGCGGTAAGTGACACTTTCAATCAATACAGGACCATTGCCACCACGAACATGGTCTACGGCTTTCTTAAATCCTTCATAGACGTCGATGACATTGTTTCCATCTTCGATAAACATTCCAGGAATTCCATAAGCTGCGCTACGGTGATGAATATGTTCCACGTTAGTCATTTTCTTGATATCCGCAGAGATCCCATAACCGTTGTTAATGCAGTAGAAAATAACAGGAAGTTTCCAAATAGAAGCCATGTTCACTGCTTCGTGGAAGACACCTTCGTTGGTCGCGCCATCTCCAAAGAAGCAAACGACGATTTTTCCAGTATGTTGCATTTGCTGACTGAGGGCTGCACCGACAGCGATTCCCATACCACCACCTACAATACCATTGGCACCAAGGTTACCAGCATCCAGGTCAGCTATATGCATAGAACCACCTTTTCCTTTACAGGTTCCAGTGTATTTCCCGAGGATTTCAGCCATCATTCCATTGAGGTCAATCCCCTTAGCAATAGCTTGCCCGTGTCCACGGTGATTTGAGGTAATCAGATCATCTGGATTAAGAGCCAGCATCGCTCCGACGTTAGCAGCTTCCTCTCCGACAGAAAAGTGAGTCATACCGGGAACTTTCCCCTTTTTCACTAACTGAGCAATTTTTAAGTCCATGCGACGGATTTCTTCCATCTTACGGAACATCTCTAGCAAAAGATTCTTATCTAAAGTTGACATAATCTTGCCTTTCTAACTTTGTACTTACCTTACTATTTTACCTTTTTTAGTATACACTGTCAAAGTATATGGCTATTAAAATTTCACAATATAAAAAAATAAATCCCTGTTAAAACAGGGATTCTCTCTAGTTAGAGCATTATTTCACAAAGTGCTTTTTCAGGATATTTTCCAAAAACTAGCTCAATCTTTTCATTACGGTTTTCAAACGCCATTGATACAAACAACCAGAAACAATCAAGCTGGCAATCAACCCAATCCAGTAAGCAAATGCCCCTAAATCAGTTACCTGATCTAGTAGATATCCTAGTGGTATCGCTACTCCCCAATACCCGATTAATCCAAGATAGAAAGGAACGATAGTATCCTTATACCCTCTTAAAATTCCTTGGAGCGGAGCCGCAAAGGTATCAGCTAGCTGGAAAAAGAGACTGTATGTCAGGAAAACAGCCGTGGTTTCAATGAAGTGAGGGTCATTTCCATATAGACTTGCTACACGATCTCTAAAAATGTAGAGAAAGGACAGGGTAAGACCTGCAAAAATAAGGGCAGTTATTCTCCCCAGACGAGCATAGGTTTTTGCATCATCAAAACGCTTTGCCCCAACCTCATAAGAAACCACTATTGCCATAGCAGAAGAAATGCTCACTGGAAAGGCATACATGAGAGTTGAGAAGTTCATGGCTGACTGGTGGCTAGCGATGATGAGCGATGAAAACTTAGCCATGATCAAGCCAACCACAGAAAAGATAGCTACTTCAGCAAAGACGGTTCCCCCGATTGGTAGACCTAGCCGAACACCTTCCTTGATTTTATCTATATTGAGTGGAATCCGTTTTTCAAGATGTAACGCTTTTAATCTTTTTTGTTTGAACAAAACAAGCAGGGAAATGCCCAATAAAACCCAATAGGCTAGCGAAGTTCCTAGCCCTGCCCCTGCGCCACCAAGCTCTGGGAAACCGAAAGCTCCATATATCAAGAGATAGTTAAAACTACTATTGAGCGGAAGTAATAGGAGCATGAGGTACATAGATAGCTTGGTCAATCCAAGAGAATCCAACAAAGAGCGAATGACACTGAACAGCAACAAGGGAATAATTCCAATAGACAGGTACCAAAGATAGGAAACTGCAACTGCCGCCACTTGAGCTTCTAGTCCGATGTTGGTTAAGACAGGTGGCGCTAAGAATACTACCATTCCAAGCAAGACCAAAGACAGTCCGAAAGCCAAGTAGATAAATTGGTAAAAATCAGATGCTACTTCTTCCTTTTTGCCCCGTCCCAGATGATGGCCTATGATGGGAACCATGGCCGAAACAATCCCTGTTAAAAAAGTAAAGAAAGGATTCCATAGACTCGTTGCGGTTGACACCCCCGCCAAGTCCATGGTATTGTACTGCCCAGTCATGGTTGTATCAACAAAAGAGGCAGAATAATTGGCAAATTGATAGATCAGAATAGGGAAAAATATCTTAAGAAATAAGACAAACTTGTCTTTAAATTGATGGGTTGGATACATATACGCTCTCTATTCTTATAGTTTCTAGAGCAGAATCCCATCTAGTTTTGGTAGACAATTTGTCCCTTGCAGATGGTATATTTAACCTGCCCTTTTAAAGTTTCACCGATAAATGGGGAATTAGCTGCTTTTGACGCAAAATGGGAGTCCACAAGGTGGTCAGCCTTAGCGTCAAAGATAGTGATATCCGCTGGACCATTCTCAGCCAAGTAACCTGCTTCAAAGTTGTAAAGCTTGGCTGGATTGACAGTCATTTTTTCTAGCAATTCCATCAAGCTCAACTCACCAGCTTCCACCAAATAAGTCAAACCAAGAGAAAGAGAGGTTTCCAAACCTGTCATACCAGATGGTGCTTTGGTGATATCTTCAACATTTTTCTCATCTGCATGGTGAGGCGCGTGGTCCGTTGCGATAACTGTGATAACACCTGACTTGAGACCTTCGATAACGGCACGACGGTCTGACTCCAAACGAAGTGGAGGATTCATTTTGGCATTGCTTCCTTGAGTTAAAAGAAGAGCTTCTGTCTTAGAGAAATGCTGTGGCGCTACTTCTGCTGTGACCTGCGCACCTAGTCCTTGAGCAAACTCCACCACCTTGACACTTTCTTCCTTAGACAAATGCTGAATGTGAACATGGGCCTTGGTTGCATAGGCAATCATAACATCGCGCGCAATCATAGCGTACTCAGCCACTCCTGTCGCTCCACAGATATGGAAATGTTCTTTAGCGATGTTTTCGTTAAAGCCAAGAATTCCATTCAAACCTGGATCTTCCTCATGAAGGCAGATAAAGGTATTGAGTTTTTTGGCTTCTACCATTGCTTCCTTAACCACTTTACTACTTTCAAGCGGAATTCCATCATCTGAAAAACCAACGGCTCCAGCTTCTAAAAGAGCCTTAAAGTCTGTCAAGTCTTGGCCATTAAAGTTCTTGGTAATAGTCGCAACTGTCTTGACGTTAATCTTTTCCTTGGCAGCAGACTGGAGAACTTCTTTCAAAGTCTCTACGTCCGAAATGGTTGGACTAGTATTAGCCATCATGACAACCGTTGTAAAACCACCTGCAGCAGCCGCTAGTGCCCCAGTATGGATGTCCTCCTTGTGGGTTTGACCAGGTTCACGGAAATGAACATGAATATCCACTAGTCCAGGCGCAACTACAAGACCAGTAGCATCAATTAGCTCTGCTCCTTCTTCCTTGATTTCGGGAGCAATCTTGACAATTTTCCCATCTTGCACTAAAACATCACACACTTGATCCAAACCAGACTTGGGATCCATTACACGACCATTTTTGATAAGTAGCATCTGCTTTCTCCTTTATTCATAGAAATCGACTTGGGTATCCAATAATTTATCCCCATCATAAACAAACTTGGCTGAAAAGAAGGGTTTGTCCTCTAAAAGCCACTCAACAAAGGTGTGGTCACCTTCCCAAGTTGGCTTGCTCAAAACCTCGTCATAGGGAACCCATTCCAGCGTCCCCTCATTGCAGTCAATCAAGTCACCCTCAAACTCTGTCACCTTAAAAACATAGGTGTACCAGTCTAAATCTGGCGTAAATTCAGGAAAAGTGATAACACCTTTAAGTACTGGCTTGGCTTTGAGACCTGTCTCTTCGAGGATTTCACGCGCAGCGCATTCTTGAGGAGTCTCACCTCGCTCTAGCTTCCCACCAACACCAATCCATTTACCTTCGTGGACATCATTGGGCTTCTTATTGCGATGGAGCATGAGCAGTTCTTTTCCGTTATCAATGTAGCAAATCGTCGCTAACTGAGGCATATTCTCTCCTTATCTAAGCCAATCGATTGGCTCTTGTCCTGTCTCTTTTAAAAATGCATTAGCCTTTGAAAAAGGCTTGGAACCCCAAAATCCTCTATAAACCGATAACGGACTAGGATGGGCTGATTCGATAATCAAGTGGTGAGGATTGGTAACCAAGGCCTTCTTCTTGCGTGCATAAGCACCCCAGAGCACAAAGACTACAGGTCTGTCTAGATTATTGACAACCTGAATCACAGCATCCGTAAAAGGCTCCCAAATCTGCCCAGCATGACCGTTTGCCTGCCCAGCAGGAACCGTCAAGCAAGCATTGAGAAGTAAGACTCCTTGCTCAGCCCAAGTTGTCAAATCATGGGATTCCTTAACGCCAATATCGTCTGCTAATTCTTTCAAGATATTTTGCAATGATGGCGGAGCTGG
This window of the Streptococcus sp. D7B5 genome carries:
- a CDS encoding 8-oxo-dGTP diphosphatase, encoding MPQLATICYIDNGKELLMLHRNKKPNDVHEGKWIGVGGKLERGETPQECAAREILEETGLKAKPVLKGVITFPEFTPDLDWYTYVFKVTEFEGDLIDCNEGTLEWVPYDEVLSKPTWEGDHTFVEWLLEDKPFFSAKFVYDGDKLLDTQVDFYE
- a CDS encoding alpha-ketoacid dehydrogenase subunit beta; its protein translation is METKTMSFRDTIILAMSEEMRRDENVFLMGEDVGVFGGDFGTSVGMLEEFGPERIRDCPISEAAISGAAAGAAMTGLRPIVDMTFMDFSVIAMDNIVNQAAKTRYMFGGKGQVPMTVRCAAGNGVGSAAQHSQSLESWFTHIPGLKVVAPGTPADMKGLLKSSIRDNNPVIILEYKSEFNQKGEVPVDPDYTIPLGVGEIKRQGTDVTVVTYGKMLRRVVQAAEELAEEGISVEIVDPRTLVPLDKDIIINSVKKTGKVVLVNDAHKTNGYIGEISAIISESEAFDYLDAPIRRCAGEDVPMPYAQNLENAMIPTVESIKDAIRKTYNKE
- a CDS encoding dihydroorotase gives rise to the protein MLLIKNGRVMDPKSGLDQVCDVLVQDGKIVKIAPEIKEEGAELIDATGLVVAPGLVDIHVHFREPGQTHKEDIHTGALAAAAGGFTTVVMMANTSPTISDVETLKEVLQSAAKEKINVKTVATITKNFNGQDLTDFKALLEAGAVGFSDDGIPLESSKVVKEAMVEAKKLNTFICLHEEDPGLNGILGFNENIAKEHFHICGATGVAEYAMIARDVMIAYATKAHVHIQHLSKEESVKVVEFAQGLGAQVTAEVAPQHFSKTEALLLTQGSNAKMNPPLRLESDRRAVIEGLKSGVITVIATDHAPHHADEKNVEDITKAPSGMTGLETSLSLGLTYLVEAGELSLMELLEKMTVNPAKLYNFEAGYLAENGPADITIFDAKADHLVDSHFASKAANSPFIGETLKGQVKYTICKGQIVYQN
- a CDS encoding MATE family efflux transporter, producing MYPTHQFKDKFVLFLKIFFPILIYQFANYSASFVDTTMTGQYNTMDLAGVSTATSLWNPFFTFLTGIVSAMVPIIGHHLGRGKKEEVASDFYQFIYLAFGLSLVLLGMVVFLAPPVLTNIGLEAQVAAVAVSYLWYLSIGIIPLLLFSVIRSLLDSLGLTKLSMYLMLLLLPLNSSFNYLLIYGAFGFPELGGAGAGLGTSLAYWVLLGISLLVLFKQKRLKALHLEKRIPLNIDKIKEGVRLGLPIGGTVFAEVAIFSVVGLIMAKFSSLIIASHQSAMNFSTLMYAFPVSISSAMAIVVSYEVGAKRFDDAKTYARLGRITALIFAGLTLSFLYIFRDRVASLYGNDPHFIETTAVFLTYSLFFQLADTFAAPLQGILRGYKDTIVPFYLGLIGYWGVAIPLGYLLDQVTDLGAFAYWIGLIASLIVSGCLYQWRLKTVMKRLS
- a CDS encoding uracil-DNA glycosylase — encoded protein: MRHSSWHALIKERLPEGYFGKINQFMEQVYAQGTVYPPKEKVFQALLTTPLEEVKVVILGQDPYHGPSQAQGLSFSVPDAIPAPPSLQNILKELADDIGVKESHDLTTWAEQGVLLLNACLTVPAGQANGHAGQIWEPFTDAVIQVVNNLDRPVVFVLWGAYARKKKALVTNPHHLIIESAHPSPLSVYRGFWGSKPFSKANAFLKETGQEPIDWLR
- a CDS encoding thiamine pyrophosphate-dependent dehydrogenase E1 component subunit alpha is translated as MSTLDKNLLLEMFRKMEEIRRMDLKIAQLVKKGKVPGMTHFSVGEEAANVGAMLALNPDDLITSNHRGHGQAIAKGIDLNGMMAEILGKYTGTCKGKGGSMHIADLDAGNLGANGIVGGGMGIAVGAALSQQMQHTGKIVVCFFGDGATNEGVFHEAVNMASIWKLPVIFYCINNGYGISADIKKMTNVEHIHHRSAAYGIPGMFIEDGNNVIDVYEGFKKAVDHVRGGNGPVLIESVTYRWLGHSSSDPGKYRTREEVELWKQKDPIENLRNYLIENKIASAEELEEIQEQVKTAVEASVKFAEESPFPPLESAFEDIYAD